GGGCGTTGACGTGGGCTCGACCACGGTGAAGGTCGTCGTCATCGACGGCAACACCGACGACATTCTCTGGGCGGACTACCAGCGCCACGACACCAAACAGCCGGAGAAGGCGCTGGAGATGTTGAAGGCCATCGAGGCTGACTTCCCCAACACGCCTCCGGAGAATTTCCGCGCGTTCATCACCGGTTCGGGCGGCTCGGGCATCTCCAAGCACATCGGCGCGAAGTTCGTGCAGGAAGTCAACGCCGTCTCCCTCGCGGTGGAGAAGTTGTACCCGGAATGCGGCTCGGTCATCGAACTCGGCGGCCAGGACGCGAAGATCATCATCTTCAAGGAAGATCCAGAGACGGGCAAGAAGAAGAAGCTGCCCTCGATGAACGACAAGTGCGCGGGCGGCACCGGCGCCGTGATCGACAAGATCAACGCCAAGCTTCGTATTCCCTCCGACCAGCTCTGCGGGATGGGATACAAGGGCCTGAAGCTGCACCCGGTCGCGGGCAAGTGCGGCGTCTTCGCCGAGACCGACATCAACGGCCTGCAGAAGCAGGGCGTGCCGCCGGACGAACTGATGGCCTCGCTGTTCGAATCCATCATCCAGCAGAACCTTTCGGTGCTGACCCGCGGCAACACTCTGCGTCCGACCGTACTGCTACTCGGCGGCCCCAATTGCTACATCAAGGGCATGCGCGATTGCTGGAAGCACAACATCCCGAAGATCTGGGAAGAACGCAATTACCCGCTGCCCGAGGGTGTCGATCCCGAAACCCTCATCAAGACGCCGGATAACGCGCAGTACTTCGCTTGTATCGGCGCGGTCGAGTTCGGCAAGCAGGAAGATCCCGGCATCGGCTTGTACGTGGGCTACTCCAAGCTGGAGTGGTACATCACCGAAGGCCGCAATATCGAAAAAGCCAAGAAGGGTACCGCCCAGGCATTGGCGAAGGACCCCGACGAGCTCGCAGCCTTCAAGACGAAGTTCACGAAGAAGAAGTTCATCGCCACTACCTTCCAGCCCGGACAGGTGGTGGAAGGCTTCATCGGCATCGACGGCGGATCGACCTCGACCAAGGCTGTGCTGGTCGATAAGGACCGTAACATCCTTTGCAAGACCTACCAGCTCTCCCGCGGCAACCCCATCGAGGACACGCAGGAAGTTCTCGCCAAGGTCGCCAAGCAAGTCACCGATCAGGGCGCGACGCTCAATATCTTGGGCGTCGGCACGACCGGCTACGCCAAGGACATCCTGAAGGACGCGGTCGGCGCCGACGTGGCGCTGGTCGAGACGGTCGCGCATACCCAAGCCGCGCTTCACTTCTATCCCGACGCGGACGTGATCTGCGACGTGGGCGGACAGGACATCAAGATCATCATCCTGAAGGACGGCCGGGTTAAGGACTTCAAGCTCAACACCCAGTGCTCGGCCGGCAATGGATACTTCCTCCAGGGCACCTGCGAGGGCTTCGGCTTCAAAGTCGAGGAATTTGCCGATCTTGCCTTCAACGCCAAGGGCTTCCCACAATTCGGCTACGGCTGCGCGGTGTTCATGCAGTCCGACATCGTGGATTTCCAGCGCCAGGGCTGGAAACCGGAAGAGATCATGGCCGGCCTGTGCAACGTGCTTCCCAAGAACATCTGGCTGTACGTTTCCCAGATCCCCAACCTGTCGGCGATCGGCAGCAAGTTCGTTCTCCAGGGGGGCACGCAGCACAACCTCGCGGCGGTGAAGTCGCAGGTGGACTTCATCGAGTCGCGCTTCAAGGGCAAGGAAGTTCAGCCCGAGGTCATCGTGCACCAGCACTGCGGCGAAGCCGGCGCCATCGGCTGCGCCTTCGAGGCAGTGCGCCTGTGGGAGAACGGCAAGACCACGGAGTTTGTCGGCCTCGACAACGTCGCGTCCATCACTTTCACCACCACGCGCAACGAGGACACGCGCTGCTACTTCTGCAAGAACAAGTGCCTGCGCACCTTCATCGACGTGAAGACCGCGGTGCCGAACCCGAGCTACAAGGGCCCGGCCAAGACCAAGGTCCCGCTGGCCGAGGGCGCTCAACGCCTGATCATCGCCACCTGCGAGAAGGGCACGGTGGAGAACGTCGAAGAGATGCGCGTCATCAAGGGCAACATCGACGCCATCAAGAAGGAGAACCCGAACCTGGTCGAGATCGCGGCCAAGTCGGCGTTCAAGAGCTACGAGCCCCCGATGGTGGCCGACCCGCTGCCCAAGCTGCAGTTCACGGCAGCGCAGAAGAAGCGTGTGGAACTGATGAAGAAGCGCGCCGAACTGAAGATCGGCATGCCGCGCGCCCTCAACATGTACAGTTGCGGGCCCTTCTTCACCGCCTACTTTGAGTCGCTGGGCGTGAAGGCCGACAACCTGCACTGGTCGGAGTTCACCAACGAGCAGCTCTACAAGGAAGGCGCGAAGCGCGGCGCCATCGATCCGTGCTTCCCGTCCAAGGTGGGCATCCCCCACGTGCACAACCTGCTCTACTCGGTGCACCCCAAGAAGCAGCTCGACATCATCTTCTTCCCCATGATCGACGCGCTGCCCACCTTCCTGGTGAACACGCAGTCCAGCCGCGCATGCCCGACGGTCACCGCGACCCCGGCATCGGTCAAGGCGGCCTTCACCAAGGAGGGGAACCTCTTCGCCGAGAAGGGCGTGATCTGGAAAGACACGCTGACCTGCCTGGATAATGAGGTCGTCCTTTCCCGCCAGATGTACGACGATTGGAAAGACGTTCTCGGCCTGAGCGAGGAAGAGAACTTCCGCGCCTGCAAGGAAGGCCTGGCGGCGATGCGCAAGTTCGACAACGACATCATGCGCGCCACAGCCCGCGAGGTCCTCAAGCGCCTCGAGGCCGAGAATCGCCTGGGCATCGTGCTACTGGGCCGTCCGTACCACAACGATCCCGGCATAAACCACGAGATCCTGGAAGAGTTCCAGAAGCTCGGCTACCCGGTCTTCTCGCAGGATTCTCTGCCGCTGGATGACGAGATCATCTGGCGCCTTTTCGGTGACGAAGTGAAAGCGGGCATCATCCAGCACCCGCTCGACGTCTCCGACGCCTGGAAGAACTCCTACTCGGAGAACACCACGCGCAAGGTTTGGGCGGCGAAGTACATCGCCCGCCATCCCAACCTGGTGGCCTTGGAGCTCTCCAGCTTCAAGTGTGGTCATGACGCTCCCATCTACACCGTGATCGAGGAGATCGTCGAGCACTCGGGCACGCCGTACTTCTGCTTCAAGGACATCGACGAGAACAAGCCGACCGGCTCCATCAAGATCCGTGTCGAGACCATCGGCTACTTCCTCAAGCGCTACCGCGAGGACATGGTGCGCAACAAGCAGAAGCACCTGTCCATCGAGGAGCAGCTCAAGAAGTTCGAGGAACAGCTCCGCGCCGAGCTGACCACCGCCGACAAGTTCCGGGGGGTGGATCGCCCGGCGGTCGACGCTCTGGTCAACATCGCTCCGCCTCCACAGGGCGCGGAGACCGGCGAGCTGGCCCATTTGAGCGGCGATTAACAATATTTGCATCCCGACGGAGGCCCCGCCCATCTGCTGAGGGGCTGCGTCCCCTGAGCCGGGCGGGGATTACGGTAGTTACCTTGCTGCCCGAGTTTGGCGGCCGTACCATAGTCAACGAT
This genomic stretch from Terriglobia bacterium harbors:
- a CDS encoding acyl-CoA dehydratase activase-related protein, with amino-acid sequence MPGLTEKADRNKRYEMLWMGVDVGSTTVKVVVIDGNTDDILWADYQRHDTKQPEKALEMLKAIEADFPNTPPENFRAFITGSGGSGISKHIGAKFVQEVNAVSLAVEKLYPECGSVIELGGQDAKIIIFKEDPETGKKKKLPSMNDKCAGGTGAVIDKINAKLRIPSDQLCGMGYKGLKLHPVAGKCGVFAETDINGLQKQGVPPDELMASLFESIIQQNLSVLTRGNTLRPTVLLLGGPNCYIKGMRDCWKHNIPKIWEERNYPLPEGVDPETLIKTPDNAQYFACIGAVEFGKQEDPGIGLYVGYSKLEWYITEGRNIEKAKKGTAQALAKDPDELAAFKTKFTKKKFIATTFQPGQVVEGFIGIDGGSTSTKAVLVDKDRNILCKTYQLSRGNPIEDTQEVLAKVAKQVTDQGATLNILGVGTTGYAKDILKDAVGADVALVETVAHTQAALHFYPDADVICDVGGQDIKIIILKDGRVKDFKLNTQCSAGNGYFLQGTCEGFGFKVEEFADLAFNAKGFPQFGYGCAVFMQSDIVDFQRQGWKPEEIMAGLCNVLPKNIWLYVSQIPNLSAIGSKFVLQGGTQHNLAAVKSQVDFIESRFKGKEVQPEVIVHQHCGEAGAIGCAFEAVRLWENGKTTEFVGLDNVASITFTTTRNEDTRCYFCKNKCLRTFIDVKTAVPNPSYKGPAKTKVPLAEGAQRLIIATCEKGTVENVEEMRVIKGNIDAIKKENPNLVEIAAKSAFKSYEPPMVADPLPKLQFTAAQKKRVELMKKRAELKIGMPRALNMYSCGPFFTAYFESLGVKADNLHWSEFTNEQLYKEGAKRGAIDPCFPSKVGIPHVHNLLYSVHPKKQLDIIFFPMIDALPTFLVNTQSSRACPTVTATPASVKAAFTKEGNLFAEKGVIWKDTLTCLDNEVVLSRQMYDDWKDVLGLSEEENFRACKEGLAAMRKFDNDIMRATAREVLKRLEAENRLGIVLLGRPYHNDPGINHEILEEFQKLGYPVFSQDSLPLDDEIIWRLFGDEVKAGIIQHPLDVSDAWKNSYSENTTRKVWAAKYIARHPNLVALELSSFKCGHDAPIYTVIEEIVEHSGTPYFCFKDIDENKPTGSIKIRVETIGYFLKRYREDMVRNKQKHLSIEEQLKKFEEQLRAELTTADKFRGVDRPAVDALVNIAPPPQGAETGELAHLSGD